The following coding sequences lie in one Oceanispirochaeta sp. genomic window:
- the gcvPB gene encoding aminomethyl-transferring glycine dehydrogenase subunit GcvPB, with protein sequence MIQNKVSSLWELSSPGRRAVLVPSSDVPPADLPLSLRRTVAADLPEISELDLIRHYTRLSTLNYSIDTRFYPLGSCTMKYNPRLNEQTARFAGFASSHPYAPEDKIQGNLELMFRLQEGLGELSGFDSVSLQPAAGAQGELAGVLMIKKYHASRGDTGRTRFLIPDSAHGTNPASVAMAGFTALELPSDDRGNIDLAQLKKLCDQSIAGIMITNPNTLGLFEEQILEVIRTVHACGGLVYGDGANLNAIMGVVKPGELGFDVMHFNLHKTFSTPHGGGGPGAGPVGASKILRDFLPGPVAAENSEGPGFTLLQPKESIGRLKTFYGNYGVLVRAYTYLLSQGGNGLRDVSENAVLGANYLMTLVKDILPPWYDRSCMHEFVTSGDNLPGGVHTMDLAKRLIDYGFHPPTVYFPLIVPEALMIEPTETESLEILDAFAKVLREIVRESREDPQLLHEAPHTELVSRLDEVLAVRKPILKSVISTG encoded by the coding sequence ATGATACAGAATAAAGTAAGTTCCCTCTGGGAATTGAGTTCCCCGGGAAGACGGGCCGTTCTGGTTCCTTCTTCCGATGTCCCCCCCGCCGATCTGCCCCTGTCTTTGAGAAGAACAGTGGCCGCGGATCTTCCTGAAATCAGCGAACTGGATTTGATACGCCACTACACCAGGCTGTCTACCCTCAACTACAGCATCGATACCCGTTTTTATCCTCTGGGTTCCTGTACCATGAAGTACAACCCGCGATTGAATGAACAGACCGCCCGGTTTGCCGGTTTTGCCTCCTCTCATCCCTACGCCCCGGAGGATAAGATCCAGGGAAACCTGGAGCTGATGTTCCGTCTTCAGGAAGGTCTGGGAGAACTCTCCGGCTTTGATTCGGTCAGCCTTCAGCCTGCCGCCGGAGCTCAGGGAGAACTGGCCGGGGTTCTGATGATCAAGAAATATCACGCCTCCCGGGGGGATACGGGGCGAACCCGCTTCCTTATCCCCGATTCGGCTCATGGAACGAATCCCGCTTCTGTGGCCATGGCCGGATTCACAGCCCTGGAACTGCCGTCGGATGACCGGGGAAACATTGACCTGGCTCAATTGAAAAAACTCTGCGACCAGAGTATCGCCGGGATCATGATCACCAATCCCAATACCCTGGGACTCTTTGAGGAACAGATTCTGGAGGTCATACGGACGGTTCACGCCTGCGGCGGACTGGTCTACGGCGACGGGGCCAACCTGAACGCCATCATGGGCGTGGTCAAGCCGGGAGAGCTCGGTTTTGATGTGATGCACTTTAACCTGCATAAGACCTTCAGCACACCCCACGGGGGAGGAGGGCCCGGGGCAGGTCCGGTGGGAGCCTCTAAGATTCTCAGAGATTTTCTTCCCGGTCCCGTGGCCGCTGAAAATTCAGAAGGCCCCGGTTTTACTCTCCTTCAGCCCAAGGAATCCATCGGAAGGCTCAAGACCTTCTACGGAAACTATGGTGTTCTGGTCAGGGCCTACACCTATCTGCTGTCACAGGGAGGAAACGGCCTCCGGGATGTCTCTGAAAATGCTGTCCTCGGCGCCAACTACCTGATGACTCTTGTGAAGGATATCCTCCCCCCCTGGTATGATAGAAGCTGTATGCATGAGTTTGTTACATCCGGGGATAATCTTCCCGGAGGAGTGCACACCATGGATCTGGCCAAGAGGCTCATCGATTACGGTTTTCATCCGCCTACTGTGTATTTCCCCCTGATTGTTCCCGAGGCGCTGATGATTGAACCAACCGAAACAGAGAGTCTGGAAATTCTGGATGCTTTTGCAAAAGTACTCAGGGAAATTGTGAGAGAGAGCCGGGAAGATCCCCAACTCCTTCACGAGGCGCCCCATACCGAGTTGGTTTCCCGGCTGGATGAGGTCCTGGCGGTGCGGAAACCGATCCTGAAGAGTGTAATTTCAACAGGCTAG